A single Primulina eburnea isolate SZY01 chromosome 11, ASM2296580v1, whole genome shotgun sequence DNA region contains:
- the LOC140805587 gene encoding uncharacterized protein: MDWFSWLSKTSLDPSLAYEYGLAFARNELEQEDIPYFNHEFLKSMGISIAKHRLEILKIASKENGNFPRPMSRILIAIKRTKTSFSKYLRTWMHHHKEPALALVPRCSDSARWKDCKLKRNKRLVATSSTTGRAPLFLTNGSPLVLATPRISSFSSPLLYDFRKDDDKLVDGDYEEYWSPAVEEIKWKTMFHNLKPT; encoded by the coding sequence ATGGATTGGTTTTCTTGGCTCTCGAAAACAAGCCTAGATCCGTCCTTGGCCTACGAGTATGGCCTAGCGTTTGCGCGAAACGAGCTAGAACAAGAAGATATACCTTACTTCAATCACGAGTTCCTCAAAAGTATGGGAATATCCATAGCGAAACACAGGCTTGAAATTCTCAAGATTGCTAGCAAAGAAAATGGCAACTTCCCACGTCCCATGTCGAGGATTTTGATCGCGATCAAGAGGACGAAGACGTCGTTTTCCAAGTACTTACGCACGTGGATGCATCATCATAAGGAACCGGCCCTCGCCCTCGTGCCTCGCTGCAGTGATAGCGCAAGGTGGAAGGATTGCAAGCTCAAGAGGAACAAAAGGCTGGTGGCGACTAGTAGTACAACGGGTCGGGCTCCCCTTTTTCTCACAAATGGGAGCCCCCTGGTGTTGGCTACTCCAAGAATCAGCAGCTTTTCAAGCCCTTTGCTGTATGACTTTCGAAAGGATGATGATAAATTAGTGGATGGAGACTATGAAGAATATTGGTCTCCTGCAGTTGAAGAGATCAAGTGGAAAACAATGTTTCACAACTTGAAACCAACTTGA
- the LOC140805523 gene encoding uncharacterized protein, with protein sequence MGGACSRKRDQQVNEDSSHRGACGRYSKSGSSKWLGYSFSRASTMDISQGKRSCPSLMNLCIYKIREDISKYNNFSMLPRDISQQIFDELICSQCLTDTLLEAFRDCALQDINLGVYPGLNDSWMDVISSQNSSLLSVDLSGSDITDSGLACLKECRNLESLTCNYCDQISDLGLEQISGLSNLNSLSFKRNNSITARGMSFLPGLVNLVKLDLERCPKINEGLVHLKELVKLESLNVNCCNCITDSDMKALSGHTNLKSLQIASSKVTDNGISFLRALKKLALLNMEGCPVTARCLESLTALGALLFLNLSRCNLTDDGCDKFSELRSLKVLNLGFNDISGAILVHLKGLKNLESLNLDSCRIKDEGMVHLAGLSRLKCLELSDTEVGSSGIRHLSGLINLESLNLSFTGVTDGGLRKLSGLSSLKSLNLDVRQITDTGLAALTNLTGLTHLDLFGARISDSGTSYLRYFKNLRSLEICGGGLTDVGVKNIKDLTSLVLLNLSQNHHLTDKSLESISGLTQLVSLNVSNSRVTSAGLKHLKSLKNLKSLTLESCKVTANDIQKLQSVDLPNLVSFRPE encoded by the exons ATGGGGGGAGCTTGTTCCAGGAAGCGAGACCAACAGGTCAATGAGGATAGCTCACACAGAGGAGCTTGTGGAAGATATAGTAAAAGTGGGAGCTCAAAATGGCTTGGGTACTCTTTTTCTAGAGCATCAACCATGGATATCAGCCAGGGGAAACGAAGCTGTCCCTCGCTTATGAATTTGTGTATATATAAGATTCGAGAA GACATAAGCAAGTATAACAACTTCTCTATGCTGCCGAGGGACATTAGTCAACAGATTTTTGATGAGTTGATCTGTTCTCAATGCCTAACTGATACTTTACTCGAAGCTTTTCGGGATTGTGCTCTTCAG GATATCAATTTAGGAGTATATCCAGGTCTTAATGACAGTTGGATGGATGTCATTTCTTCACAGAATTCTTCTTTACTGTCTGTGGATCTATCTGGTTCAGATATCACTGATTCTGGATTAGCTTGTCTCAAAGAATGCAGAAATCTTGAATCCTTGACCTGTAATTATTGCGACCAGATTTCAGACTTGGGCCTGGAACAGATAAGTG GTCTTTCAAACCTGAATTCTTTGAGTTTTAAAAGAAACAACTCGATCACTGCTCGAGGGATGAGTTTTCTCCCTGGCTTAGTCAATCTTGTAAAGTTGGACCTGGAGAGATGTCCGAAAATCAACGAAGGGTTAGTTCATTTGAAAG AACTTGTGAAGCTTGAATCTCTGAATGTCAATTGTTGCAATTGCATCACTGACTCGGATATGAAGGCTCTCTCAG GGCATACAAACTTGAAGTCATTGCAAATTGCATCGAGTAAGGTTACGGATAACGGTATCTCATTTCTAAGAG CATTGAAGAAGCTTGCTCTTTTAAATATGGAGGGCTGTCCTGTCACGGCTCGGTGTTTGGAGTCACTTACAG CTCTCGGTGCCTTATTATTTTTGAATCTCAGCAGATGTAATTTGACTGATGACGGTTGTGATAAATTTTCAG AGCTGAGATCTTTGAAAGTTTTGAATTTGGGATTCAATGATATCTCTGGTGCTATTTTGGTACACCTAAAAG GTTTAAAAAATTTGGAAAGCCTAAACCTGGATTCTTGCAGAATCAAGGATGAAGGGATGGTTCATCTTGCAG GCCTATCACGTCTTAAATGTCTGGAGTTGTCTGATACTGAAGTTGGAAGCAGTGGAATACGTCATCTTTCTG GTTTAATTAATCTTGAGAgtttgaatctttccttcactGGTGTTACTGATGGTGGTTTGAGAAAGTTGTCTGGCCTGTCATCACTCAAATCCCTCAATTTGGATGTTCGTCAAATCACTGATACTGGCCTTGCTGCTCTTACAA ATTTGACTGGATTGACTCATCTGGATCTATTTGGAGCACGGATTTCAGATTCTGGAACTAGTTATTTGCGAT ATTTCAAGAACCTGCGGTCTCTTGAAATTTGCGGTGGTGGTTTAACTGATGTCGGTGTGAAGAATATCAAGGATCTTACGTCCCTCGTGCTTTTGAATCTATCCCAAAACCACCATTTGACGGACAAGAGCTTGGAATCAATATCCG GACTCACACAACTAGTTTCTTTGAATGTCTCGAATTCTCGTGTAACATCAGCTGGTCTGAAGCATCTGAAGTCACTTAAAAACTTGAAATCACTGACGTTGGAGTCTTGCAAAGTGACTGCCAACGATATACAGAAGCTTCAGTCTGTGGATCTCCCAAATCTGGTGAGCTTTAGGCCCGAATAG